A window of the Brassica oleracea var. oleracea cultivar TO1000 chromosome C1, BOL, whole genome shotgun sequence genome harbors these coding sequences:
- the LOC106328282 gene encoding probable indole-3-pyruvate monooxygenase YUCCA8: MENMFRLIDNDQEVATNRCIWVNGPVIVGAGPSGLATAACLREQNVPFVVLERADCIASLWQKRTYDRLKLHLPKQFCQLPKMPFPESFPEYPTKRQFIDYLESYASRFDISPKFNECVQTARFDETSGLWRVKTVSDAESTRTEVEYICRWLVVATGENAERVMPEIEGLSEFTGEVIHACDYKSGEKFAGKKVLVVGCGNSGMEVSLDLANHLAKPSMVVRSSVHVMPREIMGKSTFELAMKMLKWFPLWLVDKILLVLCWFVLGNIEKYGLKRPEMGPMELKSAKGKTPVLDIGALEKIRSGKIDVVPGVKRFNGNRVELVNGEELDVDSVVLATGYRSNVPYWLQESEFFAKNGFPKTAIGNSGWKGRTGLYAVGFTRRGLSGASMDAVNIAQDIGSVWKLETKQPTKRSTTSHRRCISQQF, from the exons ATGGAGAATATGTTTCGTTTGATAGATAATGATCAAGAAGTAGCTACTAACCGGTGCATTTGGGTCAACGGACCGGTTATCGTCGGAGCAGGACCGTCCGGTCTAGCCACAGCCGCTTGTCTCAGGGAACAAAACGTTCCTTTCGTGGTTCTCGAGAGAGCAGACTGTATCGCTTCCCTGTGGCAAAAAAGAACGTACGATCGTCTCAAGCTTCACCTCCCCAAGCAGTTCTGCCAATTACCGAAAATGCCCTTCCCGGAGAGTTTCCCGGAGTACCCCACGAAACGACAGTTCATAGATTATCTCGAGTCTTACGCCTCGCGGTTTGACATCAGCCCTAAGTTCAACGAGTGCGTGCAGACCGCTCGGTTCGACGAGACAAGCGGGTTGTGGCGAGTCAAGACCGTGTCCGACGCTGAGTCGACTCGGACGGAGGTCGAGTATATATGCCGGTGGCTCGTGGTGGCTACGGGAGAGAATGCGGAGAGGGTGATGCCGGAGATTGAAGGGCTTTCTGAGTTTACCGGGGAGGTGATCCACGCCTGCGATTACAAGTCCGGCGAGAAGTTCGCCGGGAAGAAAGTGTTGGTCGTTGGTTGTGGAAACTCAGGCATGGAGGTTTCTCTCGACCTCGCTAATCATCTTGCTAAGCCTTCCATGGTCGTTAGAAGCTCC GTTCATGTGATGCCGAGAGAAATAATGGGGAAGTCCACGTTTGAGCTTGCGATGAAGATGCTGAAGTGGTTTCCTTTATGGCTCGTGGACAAGATATTGTTGGTTTTGTGTTGGTTCGTGCTTGGAAACATCGAGAAGTACGGTTTGAAACGACCGGAGATGGGTCCGATGGAGCTAAAGAGCGCGAAAGGGAAGACGCCGGTTCTTGACATCGGAGCTTTAGAGAAGATCCGGTCGGGAAAGATCGATGTGGTTCCAGGAGTCAAAAGGTTTAACGGAAACAGAGTCGAGCTTGTTAATGGAGAGGAACTCGATGTCGACTCGGTTGTTCTCGCTACTGGTTATCGCAGCAACGTCCCTTATTGGCTACAG GAGAGTGAGTTCTTTGCAAAGAATGGTTTCCCGAAAACGGCGATTGGAAACAGCGGTTGGAAAGGAAGGACCGGGTTGTATGCGGTTGGCTTCACGAGGAGAGGGCTCTCAGGTGCGTCAATGGACGCGGTAAACATCGCACAAGACATAGGCTCTGTTTGGAAACTTGAAACAAAACAACCCACAAAACGCTCGACAACTAGTCATCGAAGATGTATCTCTCAACAGTTCTAA